From Verrucomicrobiota bacterium:
AACCAGTCCAACGCGCTGGCATCCGCGACCACGGGCAAAGGAGATTCCCGCCAGATGCGTCCCATTTTCCGTTTAAAATCATCGGCCAGAGCGGTGCTGGCCAAGCCGGGACCAAACAAGATTGCGTCAAATCCTTGCTCCGTCCAGCGGTCGGTCTGCCAAGCGTGAACCATCGTGGACCGCAATTGGCTGGCGACCGGCCCCAAAATACCCTCCGGCACAATCAGCGTGATCAGGCCGGGTTGGGCGCGTTGCGCCCCCTGAGCTGCCAGCACGGCTGCGCCGTGATAACCCGGGCTGCCGGCGATGATGCACAAATGACCAAAACTCCCCTTGTGCCCGGCCACCGGACGACGCGGTGGAAAACCGCTAAAACTTTCCGGCAATGTCCAATGCAGGTCATTCGTGAAAGGGCAGGGGATCAGCCCAATATCCGGCACCACTTCCAAACGTCCGGTGAATTCCGCTGCGCCACTGGTTACCAAGCCCATCTTGGCTGCACCGAATGTAACGGTTACCGCCGCACGCACCGCCGCGCCGAGCGGTTCACCGGTGTCCGCATTCAACCCGCTGGGCACATCCACCGCCAGAATCGGGAAACCGGATTCATTCAACAACTGCACCAACTTCAGCCAATCCCCTTCCAGCGGACGATTCAGCCCGATGCCGAACAGGCCGTCCACAACCCAAGCACGGTGATGCGGATGGCTGAGCAGCCAGTGTTGGATCGGTTCCAAGGCGACCGCTGGGTCGGCGACTTCCAGCAGGGTGACCAGCCGTCCTGGCAGATGCTTTGCGGCGGCGCGTGCGTCATCGCCGTTATGCCCGCGCCCGGCAAGCACCAGAATGGCGTCCTTTGCGTGGCTGTGGTACAACAATCGTTTGGCGATCGCCTGGCCGGCTTGCTCAATTACGACCACCTGGGAACACCCACTCGCCCACGTCTGATCTTCCCAAGCGCGTACTTGCGCGATATTTAACACTGGTTGCGACATAAAAGTATCCTCATGGTAATGTTACCATGCCCACACTCTACCAAAATCTCCGAGTCTGTCAAAGACTGGGTTTTTGCGGTTCGGTTTCCAGCATGGTCAACTGTTTCAGCCCCTTGCGTTTGGCCGGTTTGCTGAAGCCTTTCCAGGCCAGGCGGAACCGGTTGAAACAAGGCCCGATCACCTTTTCCGGCAGGCGTTCTACCAGCCAATGAAGCCAGCGAGAACGGCAAACCAAAAAGATGGTAAAAATAACCAACTCGACTAACACCCGGCTGACCGGCAAAGGCACGGGCCGCAACCCGTGATCGGGCGCCTTTAGCCCCAATCGTTGTCGAATTCGGTTGCGAACGTAGGAGCCGCGTTTCTTGAAATCAATCATGTGCCCATGCA
This genomic window contains:
- a CDS encoding NAD(P)H-hydrate dehydratase is translated as MSQPVLNIAQVRAWEDQTWASGCSQVVVIEQAGQAIAKRLLYHSHAKDAILVLAGRGHNGDDARAAAKHLPGRLVTLLEVADPAVALEPIQHWLLSHPHHRAWVVDGLFGIGLNRPLEGDWLKLVQLLNESGFPILAVDVPSGLNADTGEPLGAAVRAAVTVTFGAAKMGLVTSGAAEFTGRLEVVPDIGLIPCPFTNDLHWTLPESFSGFPPRRPVAGHKGSFGHLCIIAGSPGYHGAAVLAAQGAQRAQPGLITLIVPEGILGPVASQLRSTMVHAWQTDRWTEQGFDAILFGPGLASTALADDFKRKMGRIWRESPLPVVADASALDWLPQGPTCPKALRLITPHPGEAARMLHRTAAEIQKDRPTAVHNLSRLHGGCHVVLKGYLSLIGSSEGTVFVNPSGNPHLAQGGAGDLLAGFLAGLLAQSALQTNPMLTIRYGVWAHGQAADNLSHMRSNWNLDDLAAELGDTGENTAINL